The following nucleotide sequence is from Tachyglossus aculeatus isolate mTacAcu1 chromosome 11, mTacAcu1.pri, whole genome shotgun sequence.
AGAAGAAATTGAGGGGGAAGTCAGTGGTGGGCAGATTCCAACCAAGGGAGTAAGATGTGGAGGGCCTCTCTAACACCCAACCGAAAGCTTTGGCAGAATTGGACACTGAATGCAGACGGAGATTACATGAGGAGTGGTGAAAAGGAGCGTATCTGAAATGTAGGATATGTAGCTAAACCGATGACTGCACATTAGATAACGCGACTGGTTCGCTCTGCGCTGAATGCGGGGGTGAGCAGTTGGAAAATGGCAAGAGCTCATTCTAAACACCAAGGTCCTGGAACATTGGGGGATTGTGGTTATCGAGGCAATGGCGATCAGAACTCAGCTGCGATGGGGCGATCATCTGGTATAAGTGGACGGTGGAGATTTTCTTCCGGAGACTCCCTCATCATACGCGGAATGAACAGCAATAACGAACTGTGTCAGTTTTCTGTACCGAGGGGCTTCCTGGACCATGATCAGAAGTCCTCTCTAGCCCTCCACACCAAAATGAGTAGCCCCAAAGCTATTTCCTTACGACACTTAATGAGGTCGCCAGGTCAGAGCAGCTCTCCCACACCAATGTGAAggggcacccactgaagcttgaaaacaaatgaaaacacTTCTTTCACCCAGAAGGTGGTCAGAATGTAGAACTCCTTACTGTAGGAAATCGCATAGGCCAAAAAAGGTTGGCAGGTTCTAGAGGGATTTGGAGAAATTCACAGATAAGGGGTCCTGAATGGGTTATTAGAGGGGAAAAGAGCTGTAGAGAGGAAAATTCAGGGGCATCAGATGGCGTGGACCTCTTGTTGCCCCTGTCAGAGACAATGGACCGTTATGTTCTTCTGGGGCTGCCTGCTATTTCTCACACTGGTTGTTGGTGATCTTCTCCATTTAATCTACCTAGAGGTCTTCCCTCACGTCTTTCGGTTCCTACCAGGGGACTGGAAGAGCTTGCCAactaggggaggagaagagagaagttaTTTTATCAGGTGGAGTTTAAAAAAGGGTTAAGAAAAAAAATTGGAAGCTCCCCTTAAAGGACAAATTTACTTTAGTACGCTCCAAGAGTTCGGGCTGCAGGGCTCCCTCTGGAATGGAAGTGGATCGAAGGACGGAAGGGCCGGAGAGGTCTCCCTCCCATCAATCTGGAGGAGCATCGGAAAAGCGGGTTTTGGCGTGGGACGTTCGGAGCGCTCAGAGCCCCTAATAGAGCACCTCTCTGGAATGGGTCCTCAGATGCCGCCGCAGGTGTGAGTTTCGGTTGAAGCTTCTCCCGCACTCGGTGCACGCGAAAGGTCGCTCTCCGGTGTGGATCGCCTGGTGTCGGAGCAAGTTGCAATTCCGGCTGAAGTTCTTCCCGCATTTGGGGCACTGCTGGAGGTTCTCTTTCGGGGGGGCTCCTCGCCGGCCGAGGTCCCCGAGGCAGTCGTCGTTGAGCCGGCTCGCCTTCCCCAGGTGGGTCCGGATGTGGCGCAGCAGGTGGGCGTTGCGGCAGAACCTCTTCCCGCACTGGTCGCATCGGTAGGGCCGCTCTCCGGTGTGTATCCTCTGGTGCCGCACCAGGTTGGAGCTGTTCCTGAACCGGTTTCCGCAGGTGGTGCACTGGTGGGGCTTCTCTCCGGTGTGGATGCGGCGATGCCGGGTCAGGTGCGCGTTCTGGCTGAAGCGCTCCCCGCAGTCGCTGCACCGGCagggcttctcgcccgtgtggCTCCGCTGATGCCGGACGAGGTCCTGGCTCTGGCTGAAGCTCTTTCCGCACTGGGAGCACTCGAAGGGCTTCTCCCCTATGTGGATCATCAGGTGGCGGGCGAGGCCGGCTCGGCGGACGAAGCACTTGCCGCAGTCGGCGCAGACGTAGGGCTTCTCCCCGGTGTGGGAGCGCCGGTGGCTGGCCAGCTGCGAGCTCTGGCTGAAGCTCTTCCCGCAGTCGGGGCAGCGGAACGGCCGCTCGCCCGTGTGCACCCGCTGGTGCGTCAGCAGGTGCTCGTGGCGCCAGAAGGCCTTGCCACACTCGTCGCAGCGGTGGGGCTTCGGCCTGGCGTTCCCCGGCGGAGGCCGAGGGCGGGCCGGGCCCTGGCGGTCGTCTCCGCAGTCCTCGCACTTGGGCGGCTTCTCTCCCGTGTGGGCCAGCAAATGGCGCACCAGGTTGGCCCGGCGCCGGAAACCCTGCCCGCAGTCGGCGCAGCGGAAGCTCCGCTCCAGGACGTGCAACTGCTGGTGCTTGGTCAGGTGGCAGCTCTGCCTGAAGTGCTCGCCGCACTCGGGGCACTGGTAGGGCTTCTCCCCCGTGTGGGTTCGCAGGTGGAGCTTCAGGACCGAGTTGCGGCTGAAGCTTTTGCCGCAGCACTGGCACCGGTAGGGCCGCTTGCCCGTGTGGGTTTTCCAGTGCTCCCTCAAGCTGGACATCTGGCCGAAGCTCTTCCCGCAGTCGGAACAGATCAGGGGCTGTTCTTCCTTGGGCGATTTCCGCAGCACATCGACGTTGCTCGTTTCCCCGGATTCGTTCTTCCCCGGAGAAGGAGGTTCCTCCCCACTCTCCGCAGGGGTGTCCCCCCCTTGCCTTTCTTGACTGCTCTCCCTTTCGCTGACTTCTTCCTTCTCGGACCTCAGCGAGACGCCTCTTTCAGAGCTTTCCAAGGCAGCGTCGGAAGGTTCTACCACCTCCAGGCCTGCTGGTTGAACCTTCTCCCCATCTTGGGCGCTCGTCTCCGCACCTGAGGGGAAATGGGGAATTTACACAATAGCCCTTAACATCCATTACTTGTTGCTGATGAACTAGGGAGAAAGGAGCCCAGCGCAAAGGGCGGGcgaaggaagaggggaaatgacAAACCTCTGTTGAGGACTGTCAAGGAAAATGCTATGACAGATCCCCTATTCCTCTACTCCCAAGAGGATGGGTAAAAGGACCACGTCCCCATTCCCAGACTCCAATCACGTCGCCCAATGATAAGTCGTGAGTAGCCAGCTGACTCGGGGCCCTCGGAACCACCCGCTCTCCTGGAATAACCTCAGGTCTGGGGCTCGGGAGAGAAAAATCTGAACCTCCAGAATACACCCCCCCAAGCTGAAAGAGCCTTGCATGACCAGAAATCCGCCGGCttcacccacctcctcctcctcccccttcaacaAATGTGAGAAGGTGTTCCCAGATACAAACAGCGTAGGGAGAAGGATCTGCGGACATCCACAGGACTCGGGGAAACGGAAGGAAAATGGTTGGGACTGGGAAGGGCCAAACGGGCCCATTTCTTGCTGAGGCTGAGAGCTGCATGGGGCTTGAAGGATTCCTTCCTCAGCTGAGACTGGAGTTGGCGGGGCCCGATGGATCCGTTCCCCCCCGGCCCCGAAGT
It contains:
- the ZSCAN10 gene encoding zinc finger and SCAN domain-containing protein 10, with the protein product MAVEPSQAIPPAPEAHVPREQEEFLIVKLEEDAAWGQDLILRGNHLRAPEMFRRFFRQFRYREALGPRGALSRLRELCRQWLRPEVHTKEQILDLLVLEQFLTVLPGDIQAWVQEQHPRSGEEAVTLVENLQREPGRGKPLVPGLGNRREVLSKGLVLPEAVQASSSLPQEPAQPQEKGPQNRSRPLQEQLNYWHSKRSRLRENVPPVPWLPAHPWKGSSKEQEMEAALLPAKFQGSLSLVDSVVNGDSELKDSRPTSSSGAETSAQDGEKVQPAGLEVVEPSDAALESSERGVSLRSEKEEVSERESSQERQGGDTPAESGEEPPSPGKNESGETSNVDVLRKSPKEEQPLICSDCGKSFGQMSSLREHWKTHTGKRPYRCQCCGKSFSRNSVLKLHLRTHTGEKPYQCPECGEHFRQSCHLTKHQQLHVLERSFRCADCGQGFRRRANLVRHLLAHTGEKPPKCEDCGDDRQGPARPRPPPGNARPKPHRCDECGKAFWRHEHLLTHQRVHTGERPFRCPDCGKSFSQSSQLASHRRSHTGEKPYVCADCGKCFVRRAGLARHLMIHIGEKPFECSQCGKSFSQSQDLVRHQRSHTGEKPCRCSDCGERFSQNAHLTRHRRIHTGEKPHQCTTCGNRFRNSSNLVRHQRIHTGERPYRCDQCGKRFCRNAHLLRHIRTHLGKASRLNDDCLGDLGRRGAPPKENLQQCPKCGKNFSRNCNLLRHQAIHTGERPFACTECGRSFNRNSHLRRHLRTHSREVLY